The Xylophilus rhododendri region AAGGCCCGCCGCGCGGGCCCTCGCCATGCAGGGCGCGGGCGAAGAGCTCCTTGCCCACGCCCGTCTCGCCCTGGATCAGCACACCCACCCGGCGCGGCGCCAGCTGGCTCGCGCGTTCGATGGCGCCGAGCAGCGCGGTGCTGCGGCCCAGCAGCTTGCCGAAGCTGCTGCGTGCGGGGTCGAGTTCGGAGTCGGCGGCCCGGCCCGGTGCTGCGGCCGCGGTGGCGATCGTCGCCGCCGCCGCGGTGCGTGATGGCCGCGGCACGCCGATCCAGGCGCCGACGGTGCGGGTGCCGGCACGTACCGGATGCAGCCACTCCGCCCGCAGGCATGGCGGCAGGCGCCGCGCCCACTCGTCGGCAGGCAGGCCGGCTGGCAGCCCCGGCAGGCGCTCGCCCGCCTGCAGCGGCAGGCCGGCCACGCTGCCGCGCAGGTGCAGCAGCCGGCCATCGCCGTCGAGCACCAACAGGGCCTGCATGTCGCCCACGCCCGGGGTCTGCAGCGCGGCCTCCAGCAGCTGCATCTGCTCGCGCACCAGGCGTTCGGCCAGCACCGCCTCGATCTGCCGCGCCGCCGACAGGGCCAGCACCAGGTTGTTGCGCTGGTAGGTCGAGGGCGGGCCGGAGATGTCGACCACACCCAGCACCTGCTCGCTGCCCGGCCGGAACACCGGCGCGGCGGCGCAGGTCCAGCGCTTGATGCCTTCGCAGAAATGTTCGGCCGCATGCACCGTCACCGGCTGGCGCGTGGCCAGCGCGGTGCCTATGCCGTTGGTGCCGACCACGCCTTCATGCCAGTTGGCGCCGGCCACCAGATGGATGCCCTCGGCCGCCTCCAGGGTGCGCATGTCGCCGGCCACGTCCAGCACCACGCCGTGGGGATCGGTCAGCAGCATGATCGAGCCGGACTGGGCCAGCAGATGGGCCGAGGCCATGAACAGGCCCTGGGCCGCGCCCATCATGTCCTGGTTGTGGCGGCGCAGCTGCTCCATCGCATCGCCCAGCGCGGCCAGCGGCGCCGAGCGCGAGCGCGGCTCCACCGCCGAGCGCATGCTGCGCTGCCAGGAGGCCAGCACGAGGCGGGAGACCGGGATGCCGGCCGGCGGGGCGCCGGTG contains the following coding sequences:
- a CDS encoding sigma-54-dependent Fis family transcriptional regulator, with protein sequence MPPRSPAAAPEPADERQTMEAWERLITGAPPAGIPVSRLVLASWQRSMRSAVEPRSRSAPLAALGDAMEQLRRHNQDMMGAAQGLFMASAHLLAQSGSIMLLTDPHGVVLDVAGDMRTLEAAEGIHLVAGANWHEGVVGTNGIGTALATRQPVTVHAAEHFCEGIKRWTCAAAPVFRPGSEQVLGVVDISGPPSTYQRNNLVLALSAARQIEAVLAERLVREQMQLLEAALQTPGVGDMQALLVLDGDGRLLHLRGSVAGLPLQAGERLPGLPAGLPADEWARRLPPCLRAEWLHPVRAGTRTVGAWIGVPRPSRTAAAATIATAAAAPGRAADSELDPARSSFGKLLGRSTALLGAIERASQLAPRRVGVLIQGETGVGKELFARALHGEGPRGGPFVSFNCGATTRELIAGELFGHVRGAFTGATHEGRPGRFELAHGGTLCLDEIGELPLDLQPVLLRVLEEGVVCRLGEARHRPVDVRLLAMTNRDLLQEVEAGRFRRDLYHRIAVTAIRVPPLRERAGDIELLAVHFNRLLAERHRLPMRIFSDEVMALLQAYAWPGNVRELRNVVESLLLTSGEPLVHADELPAEILAAAGRAPAAVALQMSGSLEEVERLTIERTLQAAHGNLTHAARALGVSRSTLYRKVERYQLVGRLHPAQGTPGRDRQLG